One part of the Georgfuchsia toluolica genome encodes these proteins:
- a CDS encoding DEAD/DEAH box helicase, translated as MSFTNLGLRAEILHAIGEQGYDTPTPIQAKAIPLVLEGRDLMASAQTGTGKTAGFTLPILQLLSSRQEGLSLKRFKSRALILTPTRELAVQVQESVRTYGKHLSLRSAAIYGGVGMGPQTKALRAGTDILVATPGRLLDHIQQRNADLSGIEILVLDEADRMLDMGFINDIRKIIALLPKQKQSLLFSATFSDEIRALAAGLMRDPASVDVAPRNAATSLVKHSVYLVDRARKRDLLIQLIENHGWHQILVFARTKHGADALAERLDKAGIRSAALHGNKTQGARQRALEDFKRNKVTVLVATDIAARGIDIDQLPHVINFELPNVPEDYVHRIGRTGRAGTNGEAISLVCIDEHRLLRDIEQLMKKSIEKKVLSGFEPDPSIRPEPIQNGRRSAGAAKAQRKSDPRSRTAGKPQRPQQRGASGRSAPPARKSGGNYAGSRDR; from the coding sequence ATGAGTTTTACCAATCTCGGCCTGCGCGCCGAAATTCTGCATGCCATTGGCGAGCAGGGCTATGACACGCCGACCCCGATTCAGGCCAAGGCAATCCCCTTGGTTTTGGAAGGTCGCGACCTGATGGCTTCGGCCCAGACCGGCACCGGCAAGACGGCGGGGTTCACCTTGCCCATCCTGCAACTGCTGAGCAGCCGCCAGGAGGGGCTGTCGCTCAAGCGTTTCAAATCGCGCGCATTGATTCTTACGCCGACGCGCGAACTGGCGGTCCAGGTGCAAGAGAGCGTGCGCACCTACGGCAAGCATCTGTCCCTGCGCTCGGCGGCGATCTACGGCGGGGTCGGCATGGGACCGCAGACCAAGGCGCTGCGTGCGGGTACCGATATTCTGGTGGCAACGCCGGGACGCTTGCTCGATCACATCCAACAGCGCAATGCCGATCTTTCCGGCATCGAAATTCTGGTCCTCGATGAAGCCGACCGCATGCTCGACATGGGTTTCATCAACGATATCAGGAAAATTATTGCATTGTTGCCGAAACAGAAGCAGAGCCTGCTGTTCTCGGCAACTTTCTCGGATGAGATCCGTGCCCTGGCTGCCGGCCTCATGCGCGACCCGGCCAGCGTCGATGTCGCGCCGCGCAACGCGGCCACATCGCTGGTCAAACATTCGGTCTATCTGGTTGATCGCGCACGCAAGCGCGATCTGCTGATTCAGCTGATCGAGAATCACGGCTGGCATCAGATATTGGTTTTTGCGCGCACCAAACATGGCGCCGATGCGCTGGCGGAGCGGCTCGACAAGGCCGGCATTCGTTCCGCCGCCCTGCATGGCAACAAGACGCAGGGCGCCCGCCAGCGCGCGCTCGAAGACTTCAAACGCAACAAGGTGACCGTGCTGGTGGCGACCGATATCGCCGCACGCGGCATCGATATCGACCAGCTGCCGCATGTCATCAATTTCGAGCTGCCGAACGTGCCGGAAGATTACGTGCATCGCATCGGCCGGACCGGCCGTGCCGGCACCAATGGCGAAGCGATCTCGCTGGTTTGCATCGATGAGCATCGTCTGCTGCGCGATATCGAGCAGCTGATGAAGAAAAGCATCGAGAAAAAAGTGCTGTCCGGCTTCGAGCCCGATCCGAGCATTCGTCCCGAACCGATCCAGAACGGCCGTCGCTCCGCCGGCGCAGCGAAAGCGCAGCGCAAGAGCGATCCCCGCAGCAGGACCGCAGGCAAACCGCAACGTCCACAGCAGCGGGGAGCTTCCGGCCGCAGCGCGCCACCAGCGCGCAAAAGCGGCGGCAATTACGCAGGTTCGCGCGATCGCTAG